A portion of the bacterium genome contains these proteins:
- a CDS encoding nitrilase family protein → MKNIRVASVQFEHTSGDKQENFRKIRHFTEEASRREAEIIVFPECCITGYWFLRKLTKDELAALAEPIFEGPSSQELLSLARFYRMTIGAGLVEIADDGKLYNTYVVAMPDGQCRRHRKIHCFISEHMSSGSEYTVFDTPHGCRVGVLICYDNNIGENVRVTALMGAEILLAPHQTGGCKTASPYAMGLVDPALWHNRHSDPRAIEDELRGDKGRGWLMRWLPARAHDNGLFLVFSNGVGVDDDEIRTGNAMVLDPYGRIITETWKAGDDMVVADLDASLQEKSTGRRWIRTRRPELYEPLTRPTGIEQDTRKVRFEK, encoded by the coding sequence ATGAAAAATATTCGTGTCGCTTCGGTGCAGTTCGAACATACTTCGGGAGACAAGCAGGAAAATTTCCGGAAAATCCGTCACTTCACCGAGGAAGCGTCGCGCCGTGAGGCGGAGATCATCGTATTCCCCGAATGCTGCATAACAGGCTACTGGTTTCTCAGAAAACTGACGAAAGATGAGCTTGCGGCTCTGGCGGAGCCGATATTCGAGGGGCCTTCCTCGCAGGAGCTGCTTTCTCTTGCCCGTTTTTACCGGATGACCATCGGTGCAGGACTCGTTGAAATCGCTGACGACGGAAAGCTCTACAACACCTATGTTGTGGCCATGCCGGACGGTCAATGCCGCCGTCACCGCAAGATTCACTGTTTTATCAGCGAACACATGTCGTCCGGTTCGGAATACACGGTATTCGATACCCCGCACGGATGCCGCGTGGGTGTGCTGATCTGCTACGACAACAACATCGGCGAAAACGTCCGTGTAACAGCGCTCATGGGTGCCGAAATCCTCCTCGCTCCGCACCAGACCGGCGGCTGCAAGACTGCGAGTCCTTATGCCATGGGGCTTGTCGATCCCGCGCTCTGGCACAACCGTCACAGCGACCCCCGTGCGATCGAGGACGAGCTCCGCGGCGACAAGGGACGGGGCTGGCTCATGCGCTGGCTCCCTGCCCGCGCCCACGACAACGGGCTGTTCCTCGTTTTCAGCAACGGAGTCGGAGTGGACGATGATGAAATCCGCACCGGAAATGCGATGGTTCTCGATCCCTACGGCCGTATCATCACCGAGACATGGAAAGCCGGGGACGATATGGTGGTTGCCGATCTCGATGCTTCCCTTCAGGAGAAATCGACCGGGAGACGGTGGATTCGCACCCGCCGCCCGGAGTTGTACGAGCCTTTGACCCGTCCGACCGGAATCGAGCAGGATACCCGAAAGGTCAGGTTCGAGAAATAG